The DNA region CGGGAATATCTAAGTAAAAAACCAATTCCAAAGGTTGATTTATTTCATTTAAGACTTCATTTAATGAATTGGCTTGAGATAAATTTCTTGGGTAACCATCTAGAATCCAACCTTTATTATCCTTGACTAAATTTTGTCTTACTATCTTTAATACTAGTTCATCACTAACAAGTTCCCCTCGATTCATAATATCTTTTACCTGAATACCAAGGGCAGTATTCATTTCGATTTCTTTTCTTAATAATTCACCCGTAGAAAGGTGTAAATAAGAATTACTTTGACTTAGCAATTCCGCTTGAGTCCCTTTCCCTGCTCCAGGAGCTCCTAAAAATAGTATATGTTTCTTCATTAATTGTTAATTAATCCCTCATACCTTTGTGAAATAACATAAGTTTGAATTTGCTTAGCAGTATCTATAGCAACACCCACAAGAATAAGTAATGAAGTTGCTCCTAGACCTTGAAAGGTCTGAACATTTGTAGCTCTCTCTACTGCAGCAGGGATTATAGCGACTGAACCCAGAAATAATCCTCCCAATAAAGTCAACCTATTTTGTATGCCTGATAGGTAATTTGCTGTATTAGTTCCTGGTCTAACTCCCGGTATCGCTACTCCTCCTTTTTTTAAATTTGAAGCTACATCAACTGGATTGATAGTAAGAGATGCATAAAAATAGGAAAACCCCAAAATCAAGGAGAAGAATGTAAGAGCATATGGCCATGGATTAGAAGACCCTGGATTTAAACTACTGGCTAACTTGATTAAGACTGGATTACCCGTAACATTTGCAATAGTAATAGGTAAAAAGATTAAAGCAGATGCAAATATGATAGGCATGACTCCTCCTGCATTTAATTTCAAAGGTAAATAACTTTGCCTCGTAGGAAGTAGTGTTGAACTTCCTATCTGCCTTTTTGCACTAACAATAGGAATGCGTCTTGCTCCCTCCTGGACAAAAATGATCCCAACAATTGTCAGTAAAAATACTCCAAGTAAAACTGCTATACCTAAAACATCTCCTCTATCACCAGTTTGAGCTTTTTCAATGGTTGAACTTAGAGCCTTAGGTAAAGTCGAAACAATATTCAAAAAAATTACCAATGAAGCTCCTTGACCTATCCCTTTCTCCGTAATAATTTCACTAAACCACATAACTAACATTGAGCCAGTAACTAAGGCAATGGAGGTTTGCAGGACAAATGTAGTTTCACTTATTCCCTGAATAGCATATTGTTTGAGAATTAAGGAAAAAATTATACTTTGCAAAAACCCCCATCCTAATGAAACATATCTAGTTATTTGAGCAATTTTTCTTCTTCCCGCTTCTCCTTCATTTTTTTGTAAATCTTCAAGCACAGGCAATGAAGCTGTGAGAAGCTGAATAATAATTGATGCGTTGATAAAGGGAAGAATGCCTAATGCGAATATTCCTAAAGTTGAAATTCCTCCTCCAGTAAAAATATCTAAAAAGCCTATTAATTGCCCCCCCTGATCTATAAAACTTTTAAAAGCAACCCTATCAATACCAGGCATAGGGATATATATACCAAGTCTTACTAAAAGGAGGAGACCTAGAGTAGTTAAAACTCTACTCCTTAACTCTTTATTTAAAAATAATTGAGAAAGTATTTCAGAAGCGCTAGGATTTCTACTTTTGTTGACAAACATTTTTAAGCTTACCTAAATTTTTAGTAAATTTATTTATTATTTATAAGCTCGCAGGATCCACCAGCGTCCTCAATTTTTTGTTTTGCAACTTTTGTAAATGCATGAGCTTGGACTTTTAACTTTACATTAAGCTTTCCGTTACCAAGGATTTTTAAAGGAAATTTTGGCTTGAAGATTAATCCTTTCTTAACTAGTGAGTCTAGGTTAACAGTATCGTTATCTTTGAAATCATTTAATTTTTCTAAATTAATTATGGAAAAGTTCTTTTGATTAATTATTTCAAAGTGCTTTAATTTTGGAACTCTTCTATATAAAGGCATTTGGCCCCCTTCAAAACCTGGACGTGTAGGTCTTCCGGAACGTGACTTTTGTCCTCTCATTCCAAAACCACATGATGCACCCTGACCGGCTGCAATTCCTCTACCCTTTCTTAATTTTTTCTTTCTCGAGCCAGAGTTTGATTTAAGTGTATTTAATGCTGAAGTCATAATTTTAAGAATAGAGCTGTTCAAGTGAGATGCCTCTCTCCCTAGAGGCGGATTTGTGTGTTCTTAATTGAGAAAGAGCTACCATAGCAGCTCTAGCATTATTCAAAGGTGTTTTACTACCCAATCTTTTTGCTAAAACATTTTTTATGCCGGCTAATTCTAAAACTGTTCTTATTGAGCCACCAGCAATTACACCTGTACCTGGGGCAGCTGGTCTAATTAAAACATTAGCAGCACCATCTCGACCTAAAGATAAAGTCGGTATTGAATTACTTGGGGTTAAAGGCACCCTAACAAGATTCTTTTTACCATCTGAAACTCCCTTTCTCACCGCACCAATAACATCCCCTGCTTTACCAACTCCAACTCCAACTTGACCTTTTTCGTTGCCTACTACAACAATTGCTCTAAAACTCATTTTTTTTCCACCTTTAACAGTCTTAGAAACGCGTCGAATTTGAACAACTCTTTCTTGCCAATCAGAATCTCTCTCTAGATTTTTTGAATCACCTCTTCTATTTCTTTTTCGATCATTACGATTATTCTTTTTTTGTTCTACAGGCGTAGCTCCAGGAACATTATCGTTCTTGGATTGAATTTCTTGTTTTGTTGGAGTGTCAGTCATAGTAAAAAATTAAGAGTTAGAATTCTAGGCCAGCTTCACGAGCAGCATCTGCAAGTGCCTTTACTCTACCGTGATATAAATTACCTCCACGGTCAAAAATTACTTGCTTAATACCTTTTTTTATCGCTCTCTTTGCTAATAATTTTCCAACAATGGAAGAAGAATTACAATCAGAAGGTAATTTCTCAGATTTTTCTCTTAGTTCTTTATCAACAGTTGAAGCTGAGCAAATAGTTTTTTGAGCGCTATCATCTATAACCTGAGCATAAATATGGTTATTAGAGCGAAAAACAGACAATCTTGGACGAGTTGCATCTCCAATTAAGAATCTCCTTAATCTTCTATGTCTTTTTTGGGTTTGTAATTTCCTGGAAAGTTTGGTCATTTGTTTAATTGGAATTATTTTTTGCCAGATTTACCAGCTTTTCTGAGAATTCTCTCATCATGATATTTAATTCCTTTACCTTTATATGGTTCTGGAGGTCTAATTGATCTGATTTTTGCTGCTTCATTACCAACAATTTCCTTATCAATTCCAGATACAGTAACGTTTGTATTACTCTCAACCTTGTATGTTATACCATCAGGGGGGATCATTTCTATAGGATGACTATATCCTGCACTAACAACTAGATTTTTACCTTTTACTTGTGCTCTCGATCCAACGCCTACAATTTCAAGTTTTTTTGAATAACCTTGACTAACCCCTTCAACCATATTTGCAATTAAAGCTCTACATAAACCATGTCTTTGCCTTGAAAGTATTTTGGTAGTAGTGGGACTTACAACAACAGTATTATCTTTTTTATCAAAACTAACTCCTTCTGGCATCTGACGTTTTAACTCACCCTTAGGGCCTTTAACTGTAACTGTTAATCCATCAAAATCAACAGATACTTTATCTGGTATTAGTACTGGTGTTTTCCCAATTCTTGACATGATTAATCCTCCTTAATAAACATAGCAAAGTACTTCGCCACCTATACCTTGCTTCCTAGCATCACGATCACTCATGACACCTTTAGAAGTAGATATAATAGCAACTCCTAGACCCCCTAGTACTTTTGGTAAAGCTCTAGTATTTTTATAAATTCTCAGACCAGGTTTACTAACTCTTTGCATGGATCGAATAGTAGGGAATTTATTCTTGCCACTATATTTCAGACCAAGTGTTATTTGTGACTTATAGCCTTCACCTTCTTCATTAATGTCAGAAATGAAACCCTCTTTTTGAAGCACTTTTGCAATACTTAGGGACATTTTTGAACTTGGGATTGATGTGGTTGTATGCTTTTTTTGACTCGCATTTCTAATTCGAGTAAGCATATCTGAAATAGGATCGTGATTTGACATGGTTTTAATTTAATTCTTACTAAAAGGCATTCCTAACTCTTGCAAGAGAGCTTTACCCTCTTGATCTGATCTCGCACTAGTGACAATAGTTATATCCATACCTCTTATTGAATCTATTTTATCAAAAGAGATTTCAGGAAAAATTAATTGCTCTTTCACTCCAACGGTGTAATTCCCTCTCCCATCAAAACTTTTTGGATTAACTCCTCTAAAGTCTCTTATTCTTGGTAAAGCTAGATTTATAAATCTCTCTAAAAAGGAATACATCCTGTCACCTCTCAAAGTTACAGTACAACCAATTGGCATACCCTCACGAATTTTAAAACCCGCGATAGCTTTTTTGGCCCTAGTTACTAGTGCCTTTTGCCCTGTAATTGTTGCCATTTCATTCAAGGAAGCCTCTAAAGCTTTTGAATTTGAAGCTGCCTCACCAAGACCTCTGTTAACGTTGACTTTGACAACTTTAGGTACTTGATGAATATTTTTAAGACCAAGGTCCTTTAAAAGTTTTGGTCTTATTGATTCTTTGTAGCGATTTTTTAGAGTCATAATTTTTTGTTAATTCTGGTCTTTGTCAGAATTGATAAATTAGAAAAAGTTGAAATCTGGTTTCTGATGAAAAATTAATCAATTACTTCACCAGTTTTCTTCAATCTTCTTTTCTTAACCCCCTCTTTATCAATAAAGTATTCAATCTTACTTGTAAGATTTTTATCCTTTGAAAAAAACATTACATTTGATGCATGTAAAGATGCTTCTTCTGTAAGTATTCTTCCAGTTTCGCCTTCCTGAGTTGGTTTTACATGTTTAGTCCTAAGGTTAATTCCTTTAACTACAACTCTATTTTCAAGGGGGATAGTTTTTAAAACCTCTCCAGTTTTGCCCTTTTCTTTCCCATTAATTACCTTTACAAAATCTCCAGTTTTGATTCTCATTTTTATTCTTTGGAAATTATTCTTTTGTTTTAATGAATCCAACATTTAAATCACCTCCGGAGCAAGAGAAACAATTTTAGTATAATTTTTATCCCGCAGTTCTCTGGCTACAGGACCAAAAACTCTAGTACCTTTTGGATTCTTATCCTCATTAATCAAGACGGCAGCATTATCATCAAATCTGATTGAATTACCAGTATTTCTTCTTAATGTTGCTTTTGTTCTAACTATGACAGCTTTCACAACTTCAGATTTTTTAACTCCCATATTCGGAAGAGCATCTTTAACAGTTGCTACAATTACATCTCCAACATGTGCGTATCTTCTATTAGAACCTAAGACCCTAATACATTGGAGTCTTTTCGCTCCGCTATTATCAGCAACTGTTAAATAGGTTTCTTGTTGAATCATTTTTTAACCTCCTTAATCTGGCTTGTTTTATTGAGGATCTCTTCTATTGCCCATCTTTTATGAGCGCTAAGAGGTCTAGTTTCTCTGATTTTAACTCGATCTCCTAAAACACATGTATTTTCAGGATCATGAGCCTTATATCTCGTAGTTCTACTTACAATTTTTTTATAAGTAGGATGTGGATATCTGTTAATAACAGCAACAACAACTGTTTTATCCATTTTGTCGCTGACAACAGTACCAATTCTTTCTTTAAGTGCCATAACTAATAATTAATCAGAAGTAGTTTTAGAAGCAGATTGACTCTTACTGAGAGTTAGTAATTGCGCAACTTGTTTCTTGATGATTTTAAATTTATGAGTTTCATTGAGCTGTCTTGTAGCTTGCTTGAATCTCAAATCAAAAAGATCTTTTCTTAATTGGTTAATCTTTTCAGTGATTTGATCAGAATTTAATTTTTTAAATTCCTTAAGTGACTCTGAGTTTTTCATTGTTTAACCTCCTCTTGAGATTTTTTACTATTTTTTGTATTTTCTTGGGAGGAATTTTCTAGATTTTTATCAATGGAGATAAATTTAGTTTTTACTGGAAGTTTGTATTGAGCCAGACGCATAGCTTCCTTTGCTATTTCCTCAGTGATATCCTCACCACCCATTTCAAAAAGTATTCTTCCAGGTTTTACAACTGCGACCCAAAACTCTGGATTACCTTTTCCAGAACCCATTCTAGTTTCGGCAGGTCTCATGGTTACGGGTTTATCAGGAAATATTCTTATCCAGATTTGACCACCACGTTTGATATATCTAGTCATAGCTCTTCTGCTTGCTTCAATCTGACGTGCAGTTACCCAGCCACAGTCTTGAGCTTGGAGAGCAAATTGACCGAATGCAATAGTATTACCTTTTGAGGCTACACCCCTCATTCTGCCTCTATGTTGTTTACGGAATTTAGTACGTTTTGGACTAAGCATTTTTATACCTCCTATGAATTCTCATTTGAACGATCCTCAAATTGCTGAGGTCTTCTACTAGCTTTCCTCTTAGGGCTCACACCCACAGGGATAGTTTGTTCTTCTTTAGGGAGAACTTCACCTTTGAAAACCCAAACTTTAATGCCTAGAACACCGTAAGTTGTATTAGCTTCACGTGTTGCGTAGTCAATTTCAGCTCTCAAAGTATGTAAAGGTACTCTACCTTCTCTAGTCCACTCAGTTCTTGCTATTTCAGCACCATTCAACCTTCCCCCTACTTGAATTTTAAGACCTAGAACTCCAGCCCTTTGAGCCCTTTGTAAGGCCATCCTAATAGTTCTTCTAAAGGCGACTCTTTTTTCTAGTTGTTGAGCAATATATTCAGCTAGTAAAAAAGCATCAGCGTCTACGCGTTCAACTTCTACAACGTTTATTCTGACTTGCCTTGTTCTATCACCTATAGTTTTTTGAATGCCAGATCTTAATTCTTCAATACCACTTCCTTGTCTTCCAACTATAACTCCTGGTCTTGCTGTTTTTAATTCAAGTTCCAGTTGGTCAGCTTTTCTTGCTATTAAGATATCGCTAATTCCTGCTGCTCCATATTTTTTTTGTATGAAGGTACGAATTTTAAAATCTTCTTGGAGAAGAATTGGATATGTTTTAGAAGTAGCAAACCACTTAGAGCGATGCTCTTTTGTAATTCCTAATCTTAGTCCAGAAGGATGTATTTTATGTCCCATTAGTTTTGTACCTCCGCATTAGTTTGAGTAGGAGCAGACTCAACAGAAATACTGATGTGGCAAGTCTGTTTTTTAATTGAAAAAGCTCGACCTTGAGCTCTGGGTCTATACCTTTTCATTACTGGACCACTATTAGCCCATGCAGAGGAAATAACTAGGGTAGATGGATCCATTCCAAGGTTATGTTCTGCATTAGCAACAGCAGATCTTAGAACTTTAGTAATGGGGTCTGTAGATCTGTAAGGCATAAATTCCAACATAATCAATGCATCTCTATAAGATCTACCCCTTATCTGATCCAAAACTCTTCTCACTTTAGAGGCTGATCCGCGAACATAATTCCCATGAGCAATTGCTGTTTTTGTTGTTTCAGGTGTTTTTGTCATGATTTTGCTCCTTTCTTATCTCTTATATGACCTCGGTAAGTGCGTGTAGGAGCAAATTCACCGAGTTTATGCCCAATCATTTGT from Prochlorococcus marinus XMU1410 includes:
- the rplN gene encoding 50S ribosomal protein L14 yields the protein MIQQETYLTVADNSGAKRLQCIRVLGSNRRYAHVGDVIVATVKDALPNMGVKKSEVVKAVIVRTKATLRRNTGNSIRFDDNAAVLINEDKNPKGTRVFGPVARELRDKNYTKIVSLAPEVI
- the rpmC gene encoding 50S ribosomal protein L29 — translated: MKNSESLKEFKKLNSDQITEKINQLRKDLFDLRFKQATRQLNETHKFKIIKKQVAQLLTLSKSQSASKTTSD
- the rplV gene encoding 50S ribosomal protein L22, with the protein product MTKTPETTKTAIAHGNYVRGSASKVRRVLDQIRGRSYRDALIMLEFMPYRSTDPITKVLRSAVANAEHNLGMDPSTLVISSAWANSGPVMKRYRPRAQGRAFSIKKQTCHISISVESAPTQTNAEVQN
- the rplX gene encoding 50S ribosomal protein L24, which translates into the protein MLDSLKQKNNFQRIKMRIKTGDFVKVINGKEKGKTGEVLKTIPLENRVVVKGINLRTKHVKPTQEGETGRILTEEASLHASNVMFFSKDKNLTSKIEYFIDKEGVKKRRLKKTGEVID
- the rpsQ gene encoding 30S ribosomal protein S17; translated protein: MALKERIGTVVSDKMDKTVVVAVINRYPHPTYKKIVSRTTRYKAHDPENTCVLGDRVKIRETRPLSAHKRWAIEEILNKTSQIKEVKK
- the rpsH gene encoding 30S ribosomal protein S8 encodes the protein MSNHDPISDMLTRIRNASQKKHTTTSIPSSKMSLSIAKVLQKEGFISDINEEGEGYKSQITLGLKYSGKNKFPTIRSMQRVSKPGLRIYKNTRALPKVLGGLGVAIISTSKGVMSDRDARKQGIGGEVLCYVY
- the secY gene encoding preprotein translocase subunit SecY, which translates into the protein MFVNKSRNPSASEILSQLFLNKELRSRVLTTLGLLLLVRLGIYIPMPGIDRVAFKSFIDQGGQLIGFLDIFTGGGISTLGIFALGILPFINASIIIQLLTASLPVLEDLQKNEGEAGRRKIAQITRYVSLGWGFLQSIIFSLILKQYAIQGISETTFVLQTSIALVTGSMLVMWFSEIITEKGIGQGASLVIFLNIVSTLPKALSSTIEKAQTGDRGDVLGIAVLLGVFLLTIVGIIFVQEGARRIPIVSAKRQIGSSTLLPTRQSYLPLKLNAGGVMPIIFASALIFLPITIANVTGNPVLIKLASSLNPGSSNPWPYALTFFSLILGFSYFYASLTINPVDVASNLKKGGVAIPGVRPGTNTANYLSGIQNRLTLLGGLFLGSVAIIPAAVERATNVQTFQGLGATSLLILVGVAIDTAKQIQTYVISQRYEGLINN
- the rpsC gene encoding 30S ribosomal protein S3, yielding MGHKIHPSGLRLGITKEHRSKWFATSKTYPILLQEDFKIRTFIQKKYGAAGISDILIARKADQLELELKTARPGVIVGRQGSGIEELRSGIQKTIGDRTRQVRINVVEVERVDADAFLLAEYIAQQLEKRVAFRRTIRMALQRAQRAGVLGLKIQVGGRLNGAEIARTEWTREGRVPLHTLRAEIDYATREANTTYGVLGIKVWVFKGEVLPKEEQTIPVGVSPKRKASRRPQQFEDRSNENS
- a CDS encoding adenylate kinase yields the protein MKKHILFLGAPGAGKGTQAELLSQSNSYLHLSTGELLRKEIEMNTALGIQVKDIMNRGELVSDELVLKIVRQNLVKDNKGWILDGYPRNLSQANSLNEVLNEINQPLELVFYLDIPEEVLIQRLLLRGRKDDTEETIRTRVDIYKKTTEPLIQHFKDLSLLEYIDADRDLKTISSDIKQKMA
- the rplF gene encoding 50S ribosomal protein L6, with the protein product MSRIGKTPVLIPDKVSVDFDGLTVTVKGPKGELKRQMPEGVSFDKKDNTVVVSPTTTKILSRQRHGLCRALIANMVEGVSQGYSKKLEIVGVGSRAQVKGKNLVVSAGYSHPIEMIPPDGITYKVESNTNVTVSGIDKEIVGNEAAKIRSIRPPEPYKGKGIKYHDERILRKAGKSGKK
- the rplP gene encoding 50S ribosomal protein L16 codes for the protein MLSPKRTKFRKQHRGRMRGVASKGNTIAFGQFALQAQDCGWVTARQIEASRRAMTRYIKRGGQIWIRIFPDKPVTMRPAETRMGSGKGNPEFWVAVVKPGRILFEMGGEDITEEIAKEAMRLAQYKLPVKTKFISIDKNLENSSQENTKNSKKSQEEVKQ
- the rplE gene encoding 50S ribosomal protein L5; the encoded protein is MTLKNRYKESIRPKLLKDLGLKNIHQVPKVVKVNVNRGLGEAASNSKALEASLNEMATITGQKALVTRAKKAIAGFKIREGMPIGCTVTLRGDRMYSFLERFINLALPRIRDFRGVNPKSFDGRGNYTVGVKEQLIFPEISFDKIDSIRGMDITIVTSARSDQEGKALLQELGMPFSKN
- the rplO gene encoding 50S ribosomal protein L15; the encoded protein is MTSALNTLKSNSGSRKKKLRKGRGIAAGQGASCGFGMRGQKSRSGRPTRPGFEGGQMPLYRRVPKLKHFEIINQKNFSIINLEKLNDFKDNDTVNLDSLVKKGLIFKPKFPLKILGNGKLNVKLKVQAHAFTKVAKQKIEDAGGSCELINNK
- the rplR gene encoding 50S ribosomal protein L18, coding for MTKLSRKLQTQKRHRRLRRFLIGDATRPRLSVFRSNNHIYAQVIDDSAQKTICSASTVDKELREKSEKLPSDCNSSSIVGKLLAKRAIKKGIKQVIFDRGGNLYHGRVKALADAAREAGLEF
- the rpsE gene encoding 30S ribosomal protein S5 encodes the protein MTDTPTKQEIQSKNDNVPGATPVEQKKNNRNDRKRNRRGDSKNLERDSDWQERVVQIRRVSKTVKGGKKMSFRAIVVVGNEKGQVGVGVGKAGDVIGAVRKGVSDGKKNLVRVPLTPSNSIPTLSLGRDGAANVLIRPAAPGTGVIAGGSIRTVLELAGIKNVLAKRLGSKTPLNNARAAMVALSQLRTHKSASRERGISLEQLYS